A window of Esox lucius isolate fEsoLuc1 chromosome 18, fEsoLuc1.pri, whole genome shotgun sequence contains these coding sequences:
- the pkib gene encoding cAMP-dependent protein kinase inhibitor beta — MTDVEPVVTDFAATGRTGRRNAVPDIVGAGPDDMSDKLAELSVIDDVEEEGEGSSSGSPTKSPTEGEEKAEGT; from the exons ATGACTGATGTGGAGCCTGTTGTCACCGACTTCGCAGCCACTGGGAGGACCGGCCGGAGGAACGCTGTACCTGATATTGTCGGGGCGGGGCCTGACGACATGTCGGACAAACTAGCCGAGCTCTCTGTTATAG ATGATGTAGAAGAAGAAGGTGAGGGCTCATCCTCTGGAAGCCCAACAAAGAGTCCTACAGAGGGGGAAGAAAAGGCAGAGGGGACTTAA
- the smpdl3a gene encoding acid sphingomyelinase-like phosphodiesterase 3a isoform X2, with product MCDSPYQTILSAFQHMKTVTPQPEFMIWTGDSPPHVPIGELSTDLVIQVMRNMTQTIRQHFPDMPVYPALGNHDYWPQDQLPTSTNEIYQSAAKLWALWLKPEALETLREGGFYSQLVQPKLRLVSLNTVLYYSPNKVTVNMSDPAGQFQWLRDTLETSAQSMEKVIVIAHVPVGYLPYARNTTAIREVYNERLVKIFRDYSDIISGHYYGHTHRDSIMILKDVLGKPVTSMFVSPAVTPIKSVTQQYSNNPAFRMYHFDTQDYRMLDIWQYYLNLTEANQEKRADWQLEYVMTEAFGLEDIQPCSLFKLAQSFEMEQSKAFQKYFQHYMVSYDDHVVCDEACKLTQVCSLLSLDSVSYTKCIEVP from the exons ATGTGTGACTCTCCCTACCAGACAATCCTGTCAGCCTTCCAGCACATGAAAACGGTCACCCCACAGCCAGAATTCATGATTTGGACAGG AGACAGTCCTCCACATGTTCCAATAGGGGAGCTTTCCACAGACCTGGTGATCCAAGTTATGAGGAACATGACTCAAACCATCAGGCAGCACTTCCCGGACATGCCGGTCTACCCCGCCCTCGGGAATCATGATTACTGGCCACAG gaTCAACTTCCAACCTCAACTAATGAGATTTACCAGTCTGCAGCCAAACTTTGGGCGCTTTGGTTAAAACCTGAAGCCCTTGAAACTTTGAGAGAAG GTGGCTTTTACTCTCAGTTGGTGCAGCCTAAGCTGCGACTGGTAAGCCTGAACACCGTCCTATACTACAGCCCCAATAAAGTGACAGTGAATATGAGTGACCCAGCAGGACAGTTCCAGTGGCTGCGGGACACCCTAGAGACATCTGCTCAGAGCATGGAGAAG GTCATTGTCATTGCTCATGTTCCAGTGGGTTATCTGCCTTATGCTAGGAACACCACTGCCATTAGAGAGGTCTACAATGAGAGACTTGTTAAGATCTTTCGTGACTACAGTGACATCATCTCCGGTCATTACTATGGCCACACTCACCGAGACAGCATTATGATCCTGAAGGATGTGCTAG GGAAGCCGGTAACTTCCATGTTTGTGTCACCGGCTGTTACTCCAATCAAGAGTGTGACACAGCAGTACTCTAATAACCCTGCCTTCCGCATGTACCACTTTGACACACAGGACTACAGGATGCTG GATATTTGGCAGTATTACTTGAATCTCACCGAAGCCAACCAAGAGAAAAGAGCTGACTGGCAACTTGAATATGTAATGACTGAAGCGTTTGGATTAGAAGATATTCAACCATGCAGCCTGTTTAAACTTGCCCAAAGTTTTGAAATGGAGCAAAGCAAAGCATTTCAGAAGTATTTTCAACATTATATGGTTAGCTATGATGATCATGTTGTTTGTGATGAGGCTTGCAAGTTGACTCAGGTGTGTTCCCTGTTGTCTTTGGACAGCGTCTCCTAtactaaatgcattgaagtacCCTAA
- the smpdl3a gene encoding acid sphingomyelinase-like phosphodiesterase 3a isoform X1, with amino-acid sequence MYCDSMVALPRLLFGLLLFRGLRIYAVPLAPVNSEHLSGIGRFWHVSDLHLDPTYHVTADPTKVCSSSKGFPASNPGIFGDFMCDSPYQTILSAFQHMKTVTPQPEFMIWTGDSPPHVPIGELSTDLVIQVMRNMTQTIRQHFPDMPVYPALGNHDYWPQDQLPTSTNEIYQSAAKLWALWLKPEALETLREGGFYSQLVQPKLRLVSLNTVLYYSPNKVTVNMSDPAGQFQWLRDTLETSAQSMEKVIVIAHVPVGYLPYARNTTAIREVYNERLVKIFRDYSDIISGHYYGHTHRDSIMILKDVLGKPVTSMFVSPAVTPIKSVTQQYSNNPAFRMYHFDTQDYRMLDIWQYYLNLTEANQEKRADWQLEYVMTEAFGLEDIQPCSLFKLAQSFEMEQSKAFQKYFQHYMVSYDDHVVCDEACKLTQVCSLLSLDSVSYTKCIEVP; translated from the exons ATGTATTGTGACAGTATGGTCGCCCTGCCCCGTCTTCTATTTGGGCTTCTGCTGTTTAGGGGGCTGCGGATTTACGCTGTGCCGCTTGCACCAGTAAATAGTGAGCACCTGTCAGGCATAG GGCGTTTCTGGCATGTCTCTGACCTGCATTTAGACCCCACCTACCATGTGACGGCTGACCCCACTAAAGTGTGTTCCTCTTCTAAGGGCTTCCCGGCCTCAAACCCTGGTATTTTTGGAGACTTCATGTGTGACTCTCCCTACCAGACAATCCTGTCAGCCTTCCAGCACATGAAAACGGTCACCCCACAGCCAGAATTCATGATTTGGACAGG AGACAGTCCTCCACATGTTCCAATAGGGGAGCTTTCCACAGACCTGGTGATCCAAGTTATGAGGAACATGACTCAAACCATCAGGCAGCACTTCCCGGACATGCCGGTCTACCCCGCCCTCGGGAATCATGATTACTGGCCACAG gaTCAACTTCCAACCTCAACTAATGAGATTTACCAGTCTGCAGCCAAACTTTGGGCGCTTTGGTTAAAACCTGAAGCCCTTGAAACTTTGAGAGAAG GTGGCTTTTACTCTCAGTTGGTGCAGCCTAAGCTGCGACTGGTAAGCCTGAACACCGTCCTATACTACAGCCCCAATAAAGTGACAGTGAATATGAGTGACCCAGCAGGACAGTTCCAGTGGCTGCGGGACACCCTAGAGACATCTGCTCAGAGCATGGAGAAG GTCATTGTCATTGCTCATGTTCCAGTGGGTTATCTGCCTTATGCTAGGAACACCACTGCCATTAGAGAGGTCTACAATGAGAGACTTGTTAAGATCTTTCGTGACTACAGTGACATCATCTCCGGTCATTACTATGGCCACACTCACCGAGACAGCATTATGATCCTGAAGGATGTGCTAG GGAAGCCGGTAACTTCCATGTTTGTGTCACCGGCTGTTACTCCAATCAAGAGTGTGACACAGCAGTACTCTAATAACCCTGCCTTCCGCATGTACCACTTTGACACACAGGACTACAGGATGCTG GATATTTGGCAGTATTACTTGAATCTCACCGAAGCCAACCAAGAGAAAAGAGCTGACTGGCAACTTGAATATGTAATGACTGAAGCGTTTGGATTAGAAGATATTCAACCATGCAGCCTGTTTAAACTTGCCCAAAGTTTTGAAATGGAGCAAAGCAAAGCATTTCAGAAGTATTTTCAACATTATATGGTTAGCTATGATGATCATGTTGTTTGTGATGAGGCTTGCAAGTTGACTCAGGTGTGTTCCCTGTTGTCTTTGGACAGCGTCTCCTAtactaaatgcattgaagtacCCTAA
- the fabp7b gene encoding fatty acid-binding protein, brain: protein MVDAFCATWKLVDSENFDEYMKSLGVGFATRQVGNVTKPTVIIAKEGDQVVIKTQSTFKNTEISFKLGEEFDEATADDRNCKSTVSLDGDKLVHVQKWDGKETKFVREIKDGKLVMTLTFEDIVAVRTYEKA from the exons ATGGTTGATGCATTCTGTGCCACCTGGAAACTGGTCGACAGTGAAAACTTCGACGAGTACATGAAATCGCTTG GTGTTGGTTTTGCAACAAGGCAAGTGGGAAACGTGACCAAACCAACTGTTATCATCGCAAAGGAGGGGGACCAAGTTGTTATTAAAACCCAGAGTACTTTCAAGAACACTGAAATATCCTTCAAACTGGGAGAGGAGTTTGATGAAGCAACGGCAGATGACAGAAACTGTAAA TCGACTGTGAGCTTGGATGGAGATAAGCTTGTGCACGTTCAGAAGTGGGATGGCAAGGAGACCAAGTTTGTGAGAGAAATCAAGGATGGAAAATTGGTCATG ACTCTCACGTTTGAAGACATTGTGGCAGTGCGCACCTATGAGAAGGCGTGA